GAAGGCAGCACGCCGCTGATTTATCAGGGGCTGGAAGTGGGTACGCTGACCAAAATGACGCTCCAGCCGGGCGGAAAAGTCAGCGGTGAACTGACGCTCGATCCCTCCGTCGTTAGCCTGATGCGCAGCGGTACGCGCATTGAAATGCACAGCCCGAAAGTCAGCCTGAATAATCCCAGCCTGAGCGCGCTGCTGACCGGTGCCACGCTGGAACTCTTCCCCGGCGAGGGAGAACCGCAACAGCATTTCCAGGTGCGACAGAGCAATGAGGCGCTGTTGCAGCAACCTAATGTCCTTTCCGTCCGCCTGACCGCACCAGAGAGCTACGGCATCAACGCCGGGCAGCCGATTATGCTGCGCGGTATCGAAATCGGCCAGGTTATCCGCCGTATCCTGACCACCAAAGGGGTGGAGTTTGAGGCGGCGATCGCCCCGGAACATCGTCATCTGGTTCATGCCGACAGCAAATTTATTATCAACAGCCGCCTTGACGTGAAATTTGGCCTGGACGGTATGAAAGTGCTGGGTGCCAGCGCCAGCGAGTGGATCGATGGCGGTATCCGGCTTGAGCCGGGGGCAAAAGGTGCACCGCTTAATCACTATCCGCTCTACGCGAATGCAGAGAAAGCGGAGGAAGGCATTACCGGCGAACAGCCGCCAACCACATTAACACTGACCGCCAACAGTCTGCCCGATATTCAGCCTGGCTCAGTGGTGCTCTACCGCAAATTCCAGGTCGGGGAGATTGTTGACGTCACGCCGAAGGAAAACGAGTTTCTGGTGGCGGTACATATCAAGCCGGAATACCGCAAGCTGCTGACGCCCGACAGCGTATTCTGGGCGGAAGGCGGCGCGAAGGTGCAGCTGAACGGCGCGGGCCTGACGGTAGAAGCCTCGCCGCTGAACCGGGCGCTGCGCGGTGCGATCAGTTTTGATAACCTGGCCGGGGCACGCAGCAGCAATAGCGAAAGGCGCGTGCTTTACCACTCCGAAACCGCCGCACGCGCCGTCGGCAGCCAGATTCTGCTGCATACCTATGACGGCAGCAAACTCGCCGCCGGGATGCCGATTCGCTATCTTGGTATCGATATCGGTCAGGTAGAAACGCTGGCGCTTAACCCGGCTCACAATCAGGTGATTGCCAAAGCAGTGCTCTACCCCGAATATGTTGACAGCTTCGCCCGCACCGGCAGCCGCTTCTCGGTGGTCTCCCCGGAGATCTCAGCTACCGGCGTCAATCATCTGGAAACGCTGCTACAGCCTTACATCAACGTCGATCCGGGTAAAGGTGGGCCGCTGCGCCGCTTTGAACTACAGGAAACCACGATTACCGATTCTCGCTATCTCGACGGTTTGAATATCGTCGTCGATGCGCCGGAAGCGGGATCGCTGGGCATCGGTACGCCGGTCTTGTTCCGCGGCGTGGAGGTAGGCACCGTAACCGGCACCTCGCTGGGCGGCATGGCGGATCGCGTTCAGGTGCAGCTGCGCATCAGCAAAAAATATCAGCATCTGGTGCGCAACAACTCCGTATTCTGGCTCGCCTCCGGTTATAACCTGGAGTTTGGTCTGATTGGCGGCGTGGTGAAAACCGGCACCTTCCAGCAGTTCATTCGCGGCGGCATCCAGTTCGCTACGCCGCCAACCGTTCCGCTGGCACCGCGTGCCGCTTCCGGCAAACATTTCCTGCTGCAGGAAGAAGAACCGAAAGAATGGCGTAAATGGGGAACGGCGATCCCCTCCTCGTAATGGTTACCGGGAGCCCGCACAGGGCTCCCGTTTCATCGGCTTTTGCCGCAGCTGTGTTACACTTCCCGCCCTGTTCTTACCTGAAACTACCGGAACTCTGTCGTGGCCCAACAATCCAGAGCCAGCTTCCCTGAAGCCTTCCTTGACCTGATGCGTCAAACCCTGCCCGATGAGGCGAGCCTGCAAGCCTTTCTCGCTATCAGCCAGCAACCGCTACGCCGCAGCCTGCGGGTCAATACCCTGAAAATCAGCGTGGACGACTTTTTACGCCAGACGGCACGCTATGGCTGGCGGCTGACGCCGATTCCCTGGTGTGCAGAAGGTTTCTGGATTGAGCGCGACGAGAGCGATGAGGCGCTGCCGCTGGGCAGCGTGGCGGAGCATCTGAGCGGGCTGTTCTATATTCAGGAAGCCAGTTCAATGCTGCCGGTCAGCGCACTGTTCGCGGCGCAGCCGCAGCCTGAGCGGGTAATGGACGTCGCGGCGGCACCCGGCTCGAAAACTACCCAGATGGCGGCGCTGATGAATAATCAGGGGCTGATTCTGGCCAATGAATATGCCGCCAGCCGGGTAAAAGTACTGCACGCTAACCTCAGCCGCTGTGGCGTCAGCAATACGGCGCTGACCCACTTTGATGGACGCGTGTTTGGCCCGGCGCTGCCGGAAGCCTTTGATGCCATCCTGCTTGATGCCCCCTGCTCCGGTGAAGGTGTGATCCGCAAAGATGCCGACGCGCTGCGCAACTGGACGCTGGAAAGCACCCACGCCATCGCTGCCACTCAGCGCGATCTGATCGACAGCGCCTTCCATGCCCTGAAGCCGGGCGGCACGCTGATCTATTCAACCTGCACCCTCAACCGTCTGGAAAATCAGCAGGTGGTGAGCTGGCTTTGCGAACGCTACCCGGATGCGGTGGAGATTGAATCGCTGGCGCAGCTGTTTCCCGGCGCGCAACAGGCAGCAACGGCAGAAGGTTTTTTACATGTCTTTCCTCAATTGTTTGACAGCGAAGGGTTTTTCGTGGCGCGGCTGCGTAAAACGGCGGCGGTGGAACCGATGCAGCAGCCCGGCTACAAAGTGGGAAAATTCCCTTTCAGCCCGCTGTCCCGTAAGGATGCGCAGCTGATAAAACAGGCCGCCGCCAAATCAGGCCTGCACTGGGACGATTCACTCACGCTGTGGCAGCGTGATAAAGAGATCTGGTTATTCCCGACGACGGTGGAATCCTTAATTGGGCGTGTGCGCTTCTCCCGTATCGGATTAAAGCTGGCGGAAACCTTTGCAAAAGGCTGTCGCTGGCAACATGAGGCCATTGTCGCACTGGCGCGCCCGGACGCAACGAACAGCGTTGAGCTGGAAGAGAGCGAGGCGGAAGAATGGTATCGCGGGCGGGATATCTGGCCACAAAAGCCGCTGCCGCGTGATGAGGTGCTGGTAACCTGGCAGCAACAGCCCATTGGCCTGGCGAAAAAGGTTGGGCAGCGCCTGAAAAACAGCTATCCACGCGAGCTGGTGCGCGACGGAAAACTGTTTCGCGCCTGATATACGTCATGCGCTGAGTGCCTTAGCTCCCGCCGCGATGCCGCACAAGCAGGCAACATCATTCACCATCTCTCCGCCTTTTGCCCACCTTAACCGCAATATTGACCTGCGGTTAAGGCTACAACCGCTAAACTCACTGCGCTGAAGTAACCAGATAAGGCGCAGGCGAAATGGATAGCCAGAAAAAATTTATTATCATGCTGATCTTTCTTTTCATCGGCAGCCTGATGCTGCTGGAAATTCTTGCCCGCCTGGTCCATAAACTTATCGTCGGTTAGCGGGTAGCCCGGCCTTCAGCCGTTACCGATCGTCAAGAAAGTGGATAACCGCATCGGTAAACTCTTTCGGTGCCTGTAAAAAAGCAAAGTGGCTGACGGTGGGTAAAATAAGCAGCCCGGCATCGGGAATGGTAGCGGCAATATGTTCAAGATGAGCCCGATCGATCGCCTCATCACGATCGCCATCGACAATTAATACCTGCGCCTTAATCTTGCGTAGCGCCTCATCATTCCATTCCGGCTGCGTCTGCCACATTTTGCTGATTTGCGTGACAAACGCCTGGTAGCCGTCGGGGGTTTTCGACAATTTTTTGTACTCTTCACCAGCGCGGGCAATGTAGGCAGCGAACACAGGATCGTTTTCCACGCCGGGTTTAACGCCGCTGGTGGTGGCGTTAGGCGCAAAGGCAAACACCTTCGCCACGCGCTGCGGGTGGCGCATCGCCATATCCAGGCCAATAATGGCGCCATCGCTCCAGCCTACGATATCGGCTTTATCGATATGTAATTTATCCATTAGCGCAACGACATCATCGGTCATTAAATCATAACCGTAAGGCTGGGCGTTGCGGGTACTGCGCCCGTGACCACGGCTGTCTACCACGATAACCTGATGATGTTTCGCCAGTTCCGGCACCTGCCATCCCCAGTAGTCGCTGTTTGCCAGGCCACCGTGCAGCAAAATAACCGGCGAACCCTGGCCAGCCACGCCATACCAGAGCTGAATGCCGTTGACCGCCGCGTAGCCGGTAGTGAGATCCGCCACCGGCGCAGGCGTCTGCGGCAAATGCTGCCAGCGCGTTCCCCAGTGGGTATGTTGCGTTTCCGTTTTTGCCTGCGTCAGCGCGGGTGCCAGCGCCATAACGCCTGCCAGTAATATTGCCGGTTTAGTATGCATCTTTTATTTTCCTGACGGCCCGCTGATACCGCGTTGCCGAATGGTGAGTTAACTGACCGGACGGATGAAAACCCGGAGATGACATTTTTACTACGCTTAACGCTCAGCCATTTATTACACAAATTAATGAGGACCGCTATGCAGCGCAGAGACTTTATCGGGTACGGCAGCGCTTTTATTGCGCTGGCGGCGAGGGTAAATTTGACGACAGGCGCAACGGAGATGCCCTTTCCAGTACCAGTGCTTCCGTCATAAGACCATAATAATTAGGAATATCGCTATTGGTACAGGCTTACCAACAAAACGTGGCTTCAACGATTTTTAGCAGACAACTTCGCCACCGGGAAGTGTTGCGCGTCTGCGGTAACAGCCAGATGGGGTGATATTCTAAAAATAGCTGCCACGAGCAATACACGATCGCCCTGTCAGAGGTTACCGGCGGTTAATACCACCGCGCAGCGCAGGCTATCCGGCGAGCTGGATAAAATCAGCGTGCTCTCATCTTTGCCGATAGTGCGTTGTTTATAGCGCCAGGCGATAACAGCGATATGGTTTACCAGGCTGGCGCAGCCCAGATCGCCTGACGACAGAACGGGCGTAACCCTTATGTAATCATCCCTGCAAAGAAAAGCATGCAGTCGGGTCAGCGCAAAACCATACTCATCTGCACGCCAGATTTCCCCGTTGAGATCGGAAACGATATGGGTAATTTGTTCCGTCCTGACCTGCTGCAACGCCTGCATTGCCGCACTTGCCAGCCCGATACCGGTACAGGCGGTATCAGCCTGATGCAGATCGGTTTCTTGCCCGATACCCGCTGCTGACAGACAGCAACCCTGCCCGCTACCCGTCCCCAGCACAATCGCCGCTGCCCCCTCGCCCGGCACAAAACCATAGGGCTCAGGCACCATTTCGCCAGCATCGAATCGGTAGCTCCCGTGCAGCAACCGCTCTGAATCCAGCTTTGTCAGCGTTTCCATCATCAGCCAGCATTCAACGCCTAAAACAATATCAAAAACCCGTTCGTTTCTTTTCTGGTTCTCCTTCTGCCTGTTGACGATCTCCCGGAGCGCAAGCCCCGCCTGCGCCGCGCCGCCTCTCAGCAACCGAATCGTGTCCCAGCGCACGCTATGCGCTTCGGCGCACCGAACCATGACCTGTTCCAGTTCTGCCGGAACGCCGATGCGATCGACCGGGGGAAGGATCAGCCAGAG
The sequence above is a segment of the Mixta intestinalis genome. Coding sequences within it:
- a CDS encoding PqiB family protein; this translates as MLMQHTPTTPTKARITNKRKISPFWLLPFIALMIAGWLLWTNYQERGTTVTIDFAQADGIVPGRTPVRYQGVEVGTVQGISLSDDLRTIKVRVSIKSDMRDALREDAQFWLVTPKASLAGVSGLDALVGGNYIGMMPGKSGQRKEHFVALDTQPKYRVNTGEMLVHLHAPDLGSLNTGSLVYYRKIPVGRVYDYTITPDNNGVTVDVLIERRFTNLVKKESRFWNVSGMKADVSLNGAKIELESLTALVNGAIAFDSPPSSQQAASESNYQLYPDLAHSQRGVIVTLDLPDGKDLKEGSTPLIYQGLEVGTLTKMTLQPGGKVSGELTLDPSVVSLMRSGTRIEMHSPKVSLNNPSLSALLTGATLELFPGEGEPQQHFQVRQSNEALLQQPNVLSVRLTAPESYGINAGQPIMLRGIEIGQVIRRILTTKGVEFEAAIAPEHRHLVHADSKFIINSRLDVKFGLDGMKVLGASASEWIDGGIRLEPGAKGAPLNHYPLYANAEKAEEGITGEQPPTTLTLTANSLPDIQPGSVVLYRKFQVGEIVDVTPKENEFLVAVHIKPEYRKLLTPDSVFWAEGGAKVQLNGAGLTVEASPLNRALRGAISFDNLAGARSSNSERRVLYHSETAARAVGSQILLHTYDGSKLAAGMPIRYLGIDIGQVETLALNPAHNQVIAKAVLYPEYVDSFARTGSRFSVVSPEISATGVNHLETLLQPYINVDPGKGGPLRRFELQETTITDSRYLDGLNIVVDAPEAGSLGIGTPVLFRGVEVGTVTGTSLGGMADRVQVQLRISKKYQHLVRNNSVFWLASGYNLEFGLIGGVVKTGTFQQFIRGGIQFATPPTVPLAPRAASGKHFLLQEEEPKEWRKWGTAIPSS
- the rsmF gene encoding 16S rRNA (cytosine(1407)-C(5))-methyltransferase RsmF, which produces MRQTLPDEASLQAFLAISQQPLRRSLRVNTLKISVDDFLRQTARYGWRLTPIPWCAEGFWIERDESDEALPLGSVAEHLSGLFYIQEASSMLPVSALFAAQPQPERVMDVAAAPGSKTTQMAALMNNQGLILANEYAASRVKVLHANLSRCGVSNTALTHFDGRVFGPALPEAFDAILLDAPCSGEGVIRKDADALRNWTLESTHAIAATQRDLIDSAFHALKPGGTLIYSTCTLNRLENQQVVSWLCERYPDAVEIESLAQLFPGAQQAATAEGFLHVFPQLFDSEGFFVARLRKTAAVEPMQQPGYKVGKFPFSPLSRKDAQLIKQAAAKSGLHWDDSLTLWQRDKEIWLFPTTVESLIGRVRFSRIGLKLAETFAKGCRWQHEAIVALARPDATNSVELEESEAEEWYRGRDIWPQKPLPRDEVLVTWQQQPIGLAKKVGQRLKNSYPRELVRDGKLFRA
- a CDS encoding alpha/beta fold hydrolase translates to MHTKPAILLAGVMALAPALTQAKTETQHTHWGTRWQHLPQTPAPVADLTTGYAAVNGIQLWYGVAGQGSPVILLHGGLANSDYWGWQVPELAKHHQVIVVDSRGHGRSTRNAQPYGYDLMTDDVVALMDKLHIDKADIVGWSDGAIIGLDMAMRHPQRVAKVFAFAPNATTSGVKPGVENDPVFAAYIARAGEEYKKLSKTPDGYQAFVTQISKMWQTQPEWNDEALRKIKAQVLIVDGDRDEAIDRAHLEHIAATIPDAGLLILPTVSHFAFLQAPKEFTDAVIHFLDDR